In Winkia neuii, a genomic segment contains:
- a CDS encoding zinc-binding dehydrogenase: protein MSANIPQTMKAAVLREPGKGLHVEEIRTPHPREGEVLVKVSACGMCHSDLHVINGAIAFPMPALLGHEVAGEIVEIGPGNDKRDLKVGDKVAGAFLMPCGTCEACSKGRDDLCDPFFSMNRLNGTLYDGETRLADLDGNPIWMYSMGGLSEYCVIPATSVTKAGDNIDPVAGSILGCAALTAYGAVRRGANLQYGETCAVVATGGVGSNIISIARAFGARKVVAIDVSDEKLAPMKELGATDVINSTKVDNIHEAIVDIVGGTGVDVAFEALGIPATWTTALDVLSDGGRMVPIGLGAGVQTAGVEINRTVRRGQSILGSYGARTRQDLPEVVRLAEEGVIHYQDVVTRHFALEDANEGYQLLKEGKINGRAVVDMSL from the coding sequence ATGTCGGCGAACATTCCACAGACCATGAAGGCAGCAGTGTTGCGCGAACCCGGTAAGGGCTTGCACGTTGAAGAAATCCGCACCCCTCACCCGCGCGAGGGCGAAGTACTGGTGAAGGTATCAGCTTGCGGCATGTGCCACTCGGATTTGCACGTCATCAACGGTGCCATCGCCTTCCCAATGCCCGCTCTGCTAGGGCACGAAGTTGCAGGCGAGATCGTCGAGATCGGCCCCGGCAACGACAAGCGCGATCTGAAAGTTGGCGACAAGGTGGCGGGCGCATTCTTGATGCCCTGCGGTACCTGCGAAGCCTGCTCCAAGGGCCGCGACGATCTGTGTGATCCCTTCTTCTCGATGAACCGGCTCAACGGCACCCTGTACGACGGTGAGACACGCCTGGCCGACCTGGACGGCAACCCGATTTGGATGTACTCCATGGGCGGCCTGTCTGAATACTGCGTCATCCCGGCCACCTCGGTAACCAAGGCAGGGGACAACATCGATCCCGTAGCCGGATCGATCCTGGGCTGTGCGGCCTTGACCGCCTACGGCGCTGTTCGCCGGGGCGCGAACCTGCAGTACGGGGAGACCTGCGCGGTTGTTGCGACCGGCGGCGTTGGCTCGAACATCATCTCTATCGCCCGCGCGTTTGGCGCCCGCAAGGTAGTCGCCATCGACGTCTCTGACGAGAAGCTGGCACCCATGAAGGAATTGGGGGCAACTGACGTAATCAACTCGACCAAGGTGGATAACATCCACGAGGCTATCGTCGACATTGTGGGTGGCACTGGCGTAGATGTGGCCTTCGAAGCGCTGGGCATCCCCGCAACCTGGACCACCGCCCTCGACGTGCTATCCGACGGCGGTCGCATGGTTCCGATCGGGTTGGGCGCTGGCGTGCAAACTGCCGGTGTCGAGATCAACCGCACCGTCCGCCGTGGCCAGTCCATCCTGGGCTCCTACGGTGCCCGCACTCGCCAGGATCTGCCCGAGGTAGTCCGCCTAGCCGAAGAGGGCGTCATCCACTACCAAGATGTTGTTACCCGCCACTTCGCACTGGAGGATGCAAACGAGGGCTACCAGCTGCTGAAGGAAGGCAAGATAAACGGGCGCGCGGTCGTTGACATGTCTCTGTAA
- the ybaK gene encoding Cys-tRNA(Pro) deacylase produces MSKKRGTGKVEAGAATPALEALDKAGVSYEVLEHPHDPRTKQGFALEGAELMGLDPDTVYKTLMARVDDSEDVVGIVPATATLNLKQLAKAAGGKRAEMLPVARAQVVTGYIAGGISPLGQKQPHRIFLDESAILQEAIHVSAGKRGWSVKLEPDTLLAVCKGTYAAIADFKHHF; encoded by the coding sequence ATGTCGAAAAAACGTGGCACAGGTAAGGTCGAGGCAGGAGCCGCCACCCCGGCATTGGAGGCCCTCGATAAGGCAGGCGTCAGCTACGAGGTGTTAGAACACCCCCATGATCCGCGCACCAAGCAAGGATTCGCCCTCGAGGGGGCAGAACTGATGGGCCTGGATCCGGATACCGTTTATAAGACGCTTATGGCCCGCGTCGATGATTCTGAGGATGTTGTGGGCATCGTGCCCGCTACCGCCACTTTGAATTTGAAGCAGCTAGCCAAGGCTGCAGGTGGGAAGAGGGCGGAGATGCTTCCCGTTGCGCGCGCCCAGGTTGTTACCGGCTACATTGCCGGAGGAATTTCCCCGCTGGGGCAGAAACAGCCTCACCGCATCTTCCTTGACGAATCCGCTATTTTGCAGGAAGCCATCCATGTTAGCGCTGGCAAGCGCGGCTGGTCGGTAAAACTTGAGCCGGACACTCTGCTAGCAGTGTGCAAGGGAACCTACGCGGCTATCGCCGATTTCAAACACCATTTCTAG
- a CDS encoding MFS transporter, producing the protein MSQSPSFINRPNPDDPKWVRIPESDRVYNRNLILVVLLIPLAMSLIQVSSVNVALETIGSALRASQTSLQWVLSGYALSFGIFLVPSGRLGDIFGRSGVFTIGLALFTIACTACGFATSPVMLNVFRVLQGMAAGIFSPQVTGIIQQYFQGQARARAFSMFGLVIGASVAVGPLFAGFLIETLGPTNGWRSSFLFNLPLGIIGVIAAFRLLPFGKERRHFMGAKKVKSDASESKTNLPAEQANASQATQKIDLDPVGIVLLSLAVLCIMLPFMSHGHPLMWSLIPLAIILTVVWIWWENRYKRHGHFPMVDLSLFKLKSFSYCAAISATQFLGTTSLFVIFAMYLQAGLGQSALVAGSIGIPNAIVSALAALWSGKHALKSGRQVQILALSFLLLGVITLIGTVWAVNAGASFWWMCAPLMLFGFGQGAMGAANQTQAMLDVPVEHGGIAGGITQTAQRITTAIGNAVMTAVFFAVVGNQQTASKWDWSMGISAAYVLTASILAVALVIAIVYWWDLAGKRPRNRK; encoded by the coding sequence ATGTCCCAATCGCCATCTTTCATCAACCGCCCAAATCCGGATGACCCGAAATGGGTGCGCATCCCCGAGTCAGATCGGGTGTATAACCGCAATCTGATTCTGGTAGTTCTACTCATTCCGTTGGCCATGTCGCTGATTCAGGTGTCTTCGGTGAATGTGGCGTTAGAGACGATAGGCTCGGCTCTTAGGGCTTCCCAGACCTCATTGCAGTGGGTGCTATCTGGCTACGCCCTTTCCTTCGGAATTTTCCTAGTGCCGTCAGGCCGATTGGGGGACATTTTTGGCCGTTCCGGCGTGTTCACAATCGGCCTGGCGCTGTTCACCATCGCGTGTACGGCGTGCGGTTTTGCTACTAGTCCGGTAATGCTGAACGTGTTCCGCGTGCTGCAGGGCATGGCTGCAGGCATCTTCAGCCCGCAGGTAACCGGCATTATTCAGCAGTATTTCCAGGGCCAGGCCCGCGCCCGCGCCTTTTCTATGTTCGGCCTAGTAATTGGCGCGTCCGTTGCCGTTGGCCCACTGTTCGCAGGCTTCCTGATCGAAACTTTGGGGCCTACCAACGGGTGGCGTTCTTCGTTCCTGTTCAACCTTCCGCTGGGCATCATCGGCGTAATCGCAGCCTTCCGCCTTCTGCCTTTCGGCAAGGAACGGCGGCACTTTATGGGAGCAAAGAAAGTCAAATCTGACGCCTCCGAGTCGAAGACTAACCTTCCAGCCGAGCAGGCAAATGCCTCGCAGGCTACCCAGAAGATTGACCTGGACCCGGTTGGCATAGTCCTTCTGTCCTTGGCAGTCCTTTGCATCATGCTTCCGTTTATGAGCCACGGGCACCCGCTCATGTGGTCTTTGATTCCGCTGGCGATCATCCTGACCGTCGTGTGGATTTGGTGGGAGAACCGCTACAAGCGCCACGGGCACTTCCCCATGGTTGATCTGTCCCTGTTCAAGCTGAAGTCCTTCAGCTACTGTGCGGCCATTTCTGCCACCCAGTTCCTGGGCACTACATCGCTGTTCGTCATTTTTGCAATGTACCTGCAGGCCGGGTTGGGCCAGTCGGCTTTGGTTGCCGGTTCCATCGGCATTCCGAACGCTATCGTCTCGGCGCTGGCCGCCCTCTGGTCCGGCAAGCATGCTCTGAAGTCTGGCCGCCAGGTGCAGATTCTGGCTCTGAGCTTCCTGCTGCTAGGAGTCATTACCCTGATCGGCACCGTCTGGGCAGTCAACGCGGGAGCCTCGTTCTGGTGGATGTGCGCCCCGCTCATGCTGTTCGGCTTCGGGCAGGGTGCTATGGGCGCTGCAAACCAGACGCAGGCGATGCTGGACGTACCTGTCGAGCACGGCGGGATTGCCGGTGGCATTACCCAGACGGCACAGCGCATTACCACCGCTATTGGTAACGCGGTCATGACGGCAGTGTTCTTCGCAGTAGTGGGCAACCAGCAGACCGCTTCGAAGTGGGACTGGTCCATGGGTATCAGCGCCGCCTACGTCCTAACCGCATCTATTCTGGCCGTCGCATTGGTCATTGCGATTGTCTACTGGTGGGATTTGGCAGGCAAGAGGCCGCGCAACCGCAAGTAG
- a CDS encoding ABC-ATPase domain-containing protein: protein MNNFRGKRGKGNHHGKGRREPFGGGTADQLIEHLHKMDGSSYGAYKQLVGAWDYGDFVLHIERVQSDPYAPPSTVRAEIPAEVAGLPDFATASAHARLAAADYFHRDFSARIRPERDLRVAYTGQTVLNRGAVTVNEDGSIQMRFQVQFAARGRRILGHAMANLVDGPLPDSVLDTIDFASDEAVADEAALKKHVESVEDWFALQQVLKEKDLLAFIADDSILARASGVDEHPMENAVATKAPETLALQVELPHAGKVRGLALRPGVTLIVGGGYHGKSTLLDALMNGVYPHIPGDGRELVATTPLAVAVRAEDGRAVTGVDVSAFISNLPSGGDTSRFTSPDASGSTSQAAAIAEAVEAGSNCLLIDEDTSATNLMIRDLRMRQLVPDSGEPITPLVDRIRGLVRRGVSSIAVMGGSGDYLDRADTVICMDNYVITDVTEKAKKIVQDAPRQTAADLDFPEVAARKPLANPYEGDRGPKVRGNTSRISLDRQDIDITALEQVVEAGQADAIGWSLRKLQDEVFNGERTLKEAVDYLWEKEYSNGGLDALRPRSGFLAEPRTIDIIAAANRMRWLRLNEE, encoded by the coding sequence ATGAATAATTTTCGCGGCAAACGAGGAAAAGGTAACCATCACGGCAAAGGACGCCGCGAGCCCTTTGGCGGGGGTACCGCAGACCAACTGATTGAACATCTACACAAAATGGACGGTTCTTCCTATGGCGCCTACAAGCAATTGGTGGGCGCATGGGATTACGGCGATTTCGTTCTTCATATTGAGCGCGTCCAATCTGACCCGTACGCTCCACCGTCAACCGTGCGCGCCGAGATCCCGGCCGAGGTCGCGGGTCTTCCCGACTTCGCTACTGCTTCTGCGCATGCCCGCCTTGCGGCGGCCGACTACTTCCACAGGGATTTTTCTGCCCGCATCCGTCCGGAACGCGACCTGCGGGTGGCTTACACCGGCCAGACGGTGCTGAACCGTGGCGCCGTAACAGTAAACGAGGACGGATCTATCCAGATGCGCTTCCAGGTGCAGTTCGCGGCACGCGGACGCCGTATTCTGGGACACGCAATGGCAAACCTGGTGGATGGCCCGCTCCCCGATTCGGTGCTGGACACCATCGATTTCGCCTCCGACGAGGCCGTTGCAGACGAGGCGGCGCTGAAGAAGCACGTGGAATCGGTTGAAGACTGGTTCGCGCTGCAGCAGGTTCTAAAGGAGAAGGATCTGCTGGCTTTCATTGCGGACGATTCGATCCTGGCGCGCGCCTCCGGCGTTGACGAGCACCCGATGGAAAACGCGGTGGCTACTAAGGCTCCCGAGACTTTGGCACTGCAGGTGGAGCTCCCGCACGCCGGCAAGGTCCGCGGCCTGGCGCTACGCCCAGGTGTCACCCTGATTGTGGGCGGCGGCTACCACGGCAAGTCGACGCTATTGGACGCCCTCATGAATGGCGTGTACCCGCATATTCCCGGTGACGGACGCGAGCTGGTGGCCACTACGCCGCTGGCCGTGGCTGTGCGTGCCGAGGACGGCCGGGCAGTTACCGGCGTGGACGTCTCCGCGTTCATCTCTAACCTGCCGTCGGGCGGAGACACTTCCCGTTTCACTTCCCCAGATGCTTCCGGTTCTACTTCGCAGGCTGCTGCGATCGCCGAGGCCGTCGAAGCGGGCTCCAACTGCCTGCTGATTGACGAGGATACTTCGGCTACCAACCTGATGATCCGCGACTTGCGGATGCGACAGCTGGTACCAGATTCGGGCGAGCCTATTACCCCGTTAGTTGACCGTATCCGCGGACTGGTACGGCGGGGAGTTTCCTCAATTGCGGTTATGGGCGGTTCCGGCGACTACCTAGATCGGGCTGACACGGTCATTTGCATGGACAACTACGTGATCACCGATGTGACCGAAAAGGCGAAGAAGATCGTGCAGGATGCTCCCAGGCAGACCGCTGCGGACTTGGATTTCCCTGAAGTCGCAGCTCGCAAGCCCCTGGCCAACCCCTACGAGGGCGATCGCGGCCCGAAGGTGCGCGGCAACACCTCGCGCATCTCGCTAGACCGCCAAGACATCGACATTACTGCCCTCGAACAGGTCGTTGAGGCAGGTCAGGCCGATGCTATTGGGTGGTCGCTGCGCAAACTGCAAGACGAGGTTTTCAACGGCGAGCGAACCCTGAAAGAGGCTGTCGACTACCTGTGGGAAAAGGAGTACAGTAACGGAGGTCTTGACGCCCTTCGACCTCGCTCCGGCTTCCTAGCAGAGCCGCGCACGATCGACATAATCGCTGCCGCTAACCGGATGCGCTGGCTAAGGCTGAACGAAGAATAA
- a CDS encoding MFS transporter: MVAETPPSGKRRGIAALAAVATLGSLLFGYDTGVISGALPYMYMPHGAGGMSLTALEEGAIGGVLTLAAAFGALLGGRLSDRYGRKHNIILLAVLFIIGAVGNTFSPNVWIMYIFRAILGLAVGGASATVPVFLAESAPKRVRGMIVAVDQLMIVVGQLLAFSMNAAINSAHGGPQLTVAADPTGTIKPGTYDWDALNQMVSQQVGTDKAAIHDFMMQLSVTAGNGSAWRWMIILCTLPAIFLWIGMHLMPESSRWYVIKHQMYQAIGALKRVRDPEKDGSLEDELNEMVAARMEHDATERLGLREVLQTPWLRKLLAVGIFMAIVNQTTGVNTVMYYAPKVLSFAGMGTSAAITAQVANGVMSVVGSALGLVLITKFRRRQILIFDVTGVGVCLLTIAALFQFVIAPVMGGPGKPPAWAAYLILAVMGVFMLIVQSTNGTVVWTMLGEMFPANVRGVMNGFAVFCMWISNALITWTFPKMMDTFGGGMTYAFYGVLNLIIAVVLFKIMPETSNKSLDEIEKYMHSIYSK; encoded by the coding sequence ATGGTGGCCGAGACGCCGCCCTCTGGAAAGAGGAGGGGTATTGCAGCCCTGGCGGCAGTGGCCACCTTAGGCTCGCTGCTGTTCGGCTACGATACGGGCGTTATCTCGGGGGCCCTGCCCTACATGTATATGCCTCATGGGGCGGGCGGGATGTCACTGACGGCGCTCGAAGAGGGCGCCATCGGTGGTGTGCTCACGCTCGCGGCAGCTTTCGGGGCGCTCCTTGGAGGGCGACTGTCAGATAGATATGGACGTAAGCATAACATCATCCTGCTGGCGGTACTGTTCATTATCGGCGCAGTTGGTAATACCTTCTCGCCAAACGTGTGGATTATGTACATCTTCCGCGCCATCTTAGGCTTAGCTGTAGGCGGGGCATCCGCGACGGTTCCTGTGTTCTTAGCTGAATCTGCTCCCAAGAGGGTGCGCGGCATGATCGTAGCTGTTGATCAGCTAATGATCGTTGTGGGCCAGTTGCTGGCGTTTTCGATGAACGCGGCAATCAACTCGGCCCATGGCGGCCCGCAGCTGACGGTAGCGGCGGATCCTACCGGAACGATCAAGCCGGGCACCTACGATTGGGATGCGTTGAACCAGATGGTATCCCAGCAAGTAGGTACAGATAAGGCTGCTATTCACGACTTCATGATGCAGCTGAGCGTAACTGCGGGTAACGGCTCTGCTTGGCGGTGGATGATCATTCTGTGCACCCTACCGGCCATCTTCTTGTGGATAGGTATGCACCTGATGCCAGAGTCCTCGCGCTGGTACGTGATCAAGCATCAGATGTACCAGGCCATCGGGGCTTTGAAGCGCGTGCGGGATCCTGAAAAGGATGGTTCGCTCGAGGATGAACTGAACGAGATGGTGGCCGCTCGCATGGAGCACGATGCCACTGAGAGGCTCGGTCTGCGCGAAGTCTTGCAAACGCCGTGGCTGCGCAAGCTGTTGGCGGTAGGCATTTTCATGGCGATCGTGAATCAGACAACCGGCGTGAACACGGTAATGTACTACGCTCCCAAGGTGCTTTCGTTTGCAGGGATGGGCACGTCGGCAGCGATTACTGCACAGGTCGCCAATGGTGTCATGTCTGTGGTTGGCTCCGCCCTCGGGCTCGTTCTTATTACGAAGTTCCGCCGTCGCCAGATCCTGATCTTTGACGTGACCGGGGTGGGCGTGTGTCTGCTTACCATTGCGGCGTTGTTCCAGTTTGTGATTGCGCCCGTAATGGGCGGGCCTGGCAAACCGCCGGCATGGGCGGCCTACCTGATTCTGGCTGTAATGGGCGTGTTCATGTTGATCGTCCAGTCCACCAATGGAACGGTTGTGTGGACGATGCTGGGCGAGATGTTCCCGGCAAACGTGCGCGGCGTCATGAACGGTTTCGCTGTGTTCTGCATGTGGATTTCGAACGCGCTGATTACCTGGACCTTCCCGAAGATGATGGATACCTTCGGTGGGGGAATGACGTACGCATTCTACGGCGTGCTGAATCTGATTATTGCGGTAGTGCTGTTCAAGATCATGCCGGAAACGTCGAATAAGTCGCTAGACGAGATTGAAAAATACATGCATTCGATCTATTCGAAGTAG